A single genomic interval of Hemiscyllium ocellatum isolate sHemOce1 chromosome 44, sHemOce1.pat.X.cur, whole genome shotgun sequence harbors:
- the mblac1 gene encoding metallo-beta-lactamase domain-containing protein 1, whose amino-acid sequence MSTASTIRTQPLGALTIPGDPYSVFVLKEGYAYTDGDGNTRADGTITLLKGCQVVLVDTGNPWDRDHLLQSLGTHGLEPEDVSLVVCTHGHSDHVGNLNLFPEATIVVSHDVCRRGDVYLSQGLGSGLPYRVDDWVEVFPTPGHCAGDVSVLVRGTREGAVVVAGDLFEREGDDGAWQLLSEAPALQAEHRGRVLEMANVIVPGHGPPFRVIKDRSACSTVTPTNTSTGFG is encoded by the coding sequence ATGAGCACCGCGTCGACCATACGGACTCAGCCCCTCGGCGCCTTGACCATTCCAGGGGACCCGTACTCGGTGTTTGTGCTGAAGGAGGGCTACGCCTACACAGACGGTGACGGTAACACCAGAGCGGACGGCACAATAACGCTGCTGAAGGGGTGCCAGGTGGTTTTGGTGGACACCGGTAACCCCTGGGACAGGGACCACCTCCTGCAGAGCTTGGGGACCCACGGCCTGGAGCCTGAAGACGTCTCGCTGGTGGTCTGCACCCACGGCCACTCGGACCACGTCGGCAACCTCAACCTGTTCCCCGAGGCCACCATCGTGGTGTCTCACGACGTCTGCCGGCGAGGGGACGTCTACCTCAGCCAGGGGCTGGGCTCAGGCCTCCCGTACCGGGTGGACGACTGGGTGGAGGTGTTCCCCACGCCCGGGCACTGCGCCGGCGACGTGAGCGTCCTGGTGAGGGGCACGCGGGAGGGTGCGGTGGTGGTGGCTGGGGACCTGTTCGAGAGGGAGGGTGATGACGGGGCTTGGCAGCTCCTGAGTGAAGCCCCCGCGCTCCAGGCGGAGCACCGCGGGAGAGTGCTGGAGATGGCCAACGTCATCGTCCCAGGTCACGGGCCGCCCTTCCGGGTCATAAAGGACAGGTCAGCCTGCTCCACTGTGACCCCCACCAACACCAGCACCGGCTTCGGTTAA